GGTGCTCTTGAGCAGATCGTGGCGATGCGCGGTCTTCCAGCCGGTGCCTTCGTCTTCGATTTTCACCTGCTTGATGCCGAGGAAGCCGATGGCGTTGGCATAAATGATGTCGCCTTGCACCTCGTCGGGGAAATGGCGGCTGCTCACGATTTCGAGGCCGCTCGTCGGACGCACGTTGTGGTCTTTCGGCACGAGATCGGCGGTGGAGGGCGTCTTGCTGCCGAAGGTGGGCTTCACGGAGACGGGCAGGCCCCAGTTCATGCTGGTGCCGGAGGTGTGGAGGAAGAAATCCTGACCCCACTGGTCAAACACGAAGCCCCATGGATTCGGGATGCTCATCTGGATGGTGCGCTCCAGGTGGCCGCGTTGCGGGCTGTAGCGGTAGAAGCCGCCATCCACGCAGCGCACGGGGCCGTAGGGCGTCTCGACATTGGTGTGAAGGAAGACGCCCTCGCACAACATAAAGGCACCACTCGGATCAGCGGTGTAGGCGCTGATGGCGTGATGCGTGTCATGCGTGTCGAAGCCGCCGAGGACGATCTCCGTGCTGTCGGCCTTGTCGTCGCCGTTCGTATCGCGGATGAGCACGAGATTCGGCTCCTGCGAGACATAGACTCCCTCCGGCGCGAACTCGAAGCCGATGGGCAGATGCAGCTTGTCAGCAAAGACGGTTTCCTTGTCCGCTTTGCCGTCGCCATTCGTGTCTTCATAAATGAGCAGCATGTCATTCGGCAATGCATCGCCGGGGCGATAGTGCGGATACGTTGGCATCGTGGCGACCCACAGGCGGCCCTTGTTGTCAAAGCTCATCTGCATCGGGTTCGCGAGGTTTGGGAATTCCTTCTCGCTGGCAAACATCTCCACTTTGTAGCCTTCCGGCACGCTGAGAGACTTCAGCGCCTCCTCACCATACAGATACTTCTCGCTGCCGTTCTTCACGCTCGGCTGGTAATTCGTCGGCACGGCGGGAAGCGGGTGCGTCTTGCTGTCATCGACCTTCAATTCGGTCGTTTTGCCGCTGGCGACCGCGCGGACGAGATCATCGCGCAGCGCGGCCATCTCGCGGGTCTTCTTCACTTCATCCGGGTAATTCTGCGGGCCATATGGATTGTAGCGCTGGCCGTGGGTGTGGACGCCGTTGAGGATGTTGTAGTCGTTGTTCCAGAACCAGTCCTTCGCCTTCACTGCCTCGTGGACAAGCTTCGGATCAGCCTTCGATTCATAGCTGGCGTGGCCATAGATGCCGGTGGCGAGCATTTTGGCGACTTCAGCGTAACCAGCGTCCGTCGGCACAAAACCGCCCGTGGTGAAGGCGTCGCCGCCCTTGGCATAAAACGCCTTCGTCGGCGAAAAGAGGTCGATGTATGTGAGGTTGTGCTTCTTCGCGACCTTCTCGATGGAGGCCGCGTAGAGCAGCAGGTTCGCGTTTTCGTTGTCACCCTTCGGCAGATCGCGTTTCGCGCTCTGATCTTCATACGCGATGGGGCTGACGAGCACGACACGCGGCGCGGTCTTGCCGTTGTAGGCTTTGCTGAGCGTGTGCGTGACCCAGGCGTCGAGTTCAGCCTCAAAGTTACCCACCTTGCTCGCGCCGTCGAAAGACTCGTTGTAGCCGAAGAAGCCGACAATCGTGTCCGCCTTCAGATGTGTGAGCCACTGGTCGGGCGTGGGGTAGAAGCCCTTGCCGTTGTGGATCTGCTTGTCGGGATGAAATTTCTCCGCGCCAGGGAAGGCCCACTGCGAAACGCGTGCCGGATGCGGCCTGAAGCCCGGCGTGTCGCCCACATGGCCCATGTTGCGGAAGAACAGGTCTTGGCTCGGATAACGAAGCTGCAGCTCCGTCTCGATGCGGCTGTACCAGGTGTCACGCTCGGCCAGGCCATTGCCCACTAGCACGATGCGCTCGCCCTTGCTCGGCGGCGCGACGTTTTGCGCGCGAGCGGTCGTCGCGGCAGGAGGTTCGGCGTTCGGCGCATGCGGTGGCTGCTCGCTGGCAGCAGCGGCTGGTTTTTTGTCTCCGGGCAAGCCGGTGGACGGACTCTTGCCCGTGGCAAAGTCGCCGGGCTTGAGATTGATCTGCTTGTAGTAATCGCTCTTGAGCGCCGAGTAGTTCGTCGGCTTGAAGGGATCGACAAAGGCCACATCCGCCTTGGCGGGCACTTCCAAGCCCAGGAGTTGATGCGCGGCGTTCACGATGAGGCGACGCAGGTCTTCATCCACGAAGTCCACGGACGCACCCAAGGTGGTGCAGAAGGATTTGCCCGTCGTTTTGCCATCTGGCGCGATGTACTCGAACAACCAGGCCAGCGCCTGCATGGGATCGTTCTTCGGTCCTTTGACGGGGTAGGAGCGGTCATGCAGGCTCTCGGTCACCGCGCCACGCAGCAGGACGGTCGCTTTGCTCAGGTCCAGATTTTTCACCGCATAGACATCCGTGGTGCCAAAAATCTCCTCCACACCGCGCAGCACCGGATGCTTCATGTTCGCGGTCTCAAAGACACTGCGCGTGCCTTCCTTTTTGTGCGCGCCGTGATGCGCCACCCACTTCTCACCGAGGATTTTCAACCCGAACTCGCTCCACTTGAAGTCGCCCGTCTTCGCGCCGCCGCTGAAGGCATGCGTGGCCGTGCGGAAGCCGATCACCGACTTCCCGGCATTGAGAAACTTCGCAAAGTTCGCCAGATGCTCGTCCGGGAGCTGACGGAAGCGCGTGCCGATGATCAGCAGGTCGGCGTCCGCAAGCACCTCCGTGCCGCGGATGTTCTTCTGGTTGTTCGGGTCGATGTAGCCCGCCTTTTCGTCCGTGGAAAAGAGCACGATGCAGTTGAAGCCATGCTTCTTCGCCAAAATCTTCGCCAGCATCGGCATTGACTCCTCCGTGCGGTATTCCTCATCGCCCGCGACCAGCACGATTTTTTTACCACCACCCGCGCCACCCGGATTCGCGGCGATTTCGAGATAATCCTGCGCGG
Above is a genomic segment from Prosthecobacter sp. containing:
- a CDS encoding PVC-type heme-binding CxxCH protein, which produces MKHLLFSLALLGPVASAQDYLEIAANPGGAGGGKKIVLVAGDEEYRTEESMPMLAKILAKKHGFNCIVLFSTDEKAGYIDPNNQKNIRGTEVLADADLLIIGTRFRQLPDEHLANFAKFLNAGKSVIGFRTATHAFSGGAKTGDFKWSEFGLKILGEKWVAHHGAHKKEGTRSVFETANMKHPVLRGVEEIFGTTDVYAVKNLDLSKATVLLRGAVTESLHDRSYPVKGPKNDPMQALAWLFEYIAPDGKTTGKSFCTTLGASVDFVDEDLRRLIVNAAHQLLGLEVPAKADVAFVDPFKPTNYSALKSDYYKQINLKPGDFATGKSPSTGLPGDKKPAAAASEQPPHAPNAEPPAATTARAQNVAPPSKGERIVLVGNGLAERDTWYSRIETELQLRYPSQDLFFRNMGHVGDTPGFRPHPARVSQWAFPGAEKFHPDKQIHNGKGFYPTPDQWLTHLKADTIVGFFGYNESFDGASKVGNFEAELDAWVTHTLSKAYNGKTAPRVVLVSPIAYEDQSAKRDLPKGDNENANLLLYAASIEKVAKKHNLTYIDLFSPTKAFYAKGGDAFTTGGFVPTDAGYAEVAKMLATGIYGHASYESKADPKLVHEAVKAKDWFWNNDYNILNGVHTHGQRYNPYGPQNYPDEVKKTREMAALRDDLVRAVASGKTTELKVDDSKTHPLPAVPTNYQPSVKNGSEKYLYGEEALKSLSVPEGYKVEMFASEKEFPNLANPMQMSFDNKGRLWVATMPTYPHYRPGDALPNDMLLIYEDTNGDGKADKETVFADKLHLPIGFEFAPEGVYVSQEPNLVLIRDTNGDDKADSTEIVLGGFDTHDTHHAISAYTADPSGAFMLCEGVFLHTNVETPYGPVRCVDGGFYRYSPQRGHLERTIQMSIPNPWGFVFDQWGQDFFLHTSGTSMNWGLPVSVKPTFGSKTPSTADLVPKDHNVRPTSGLEIVSSRHFPDEVQGDIIYANAIGFLGIKQVKIEDEGTGWKTAHRHDLLKSTDGNFRPVDLEFAPDGSLYVIDWHNVLIGHMQHNARDPLRDHVHGRIYRITYPSRPLVKAAPVAGAPVAALLENLKAPELRQRYRTRRELRAHPASEVLPAVKAWAAEQKDTHAKLEALWTTWGLNQTDEGLLREMLASSDFHARAAAVRVLRYNTHRIADHVALLEKAAQDEHGRVRLEAIVAASWLPNIPAAKNIVAIASKLPLDDWNTNAAKTAADRLAGIAEIVKPEHPVVPAPAHLSAEAKKQFTAGQEVYFREGHCVTCHQPNGAGIDPAFPSIVSSPWVTDDRDRLIKIVMYGLMGPIKVGGKEYNGQVPMTPFAGMLKDDEIANVLTFVRNHFGNKADPVTPAHIKAIRDANPGRMMLYTTDQLLKEHPMK